A single region of the Geobacillus subterraneus genome encodes:
- a CDS encoding nucleoside triphosphate pyrophosphohydrolase — protein sequence MPIYNKLVRDRIPAIIEQAGKTFTARILDEEEYKKELQKKAFEELEEYVQAATDEAAIEELADVLEIIHALAACHGASIEQVEQIRAKKAEERGGFREKIFLVEVHDE from the coding sequence ATGCCGATATACAATAAACTCGTTCGCGACCGCATCCCAGCCATTATCGAACAAGCCGGAAAAACGTTCACCGCTCGCATACTCGATGAGGAAGAATATAAGAAAGAACTGCAGAAGAAAGCGTTTGAAGAGCTTGAGGAGTATGTTCAGGCAGCGACCGACGAGGCCGCCATCGAAGAGCTTGCGGATGTGTTGGAAATTATTCATGCCTTAGCCGCGTGTCATGGCGCTTCGATCGAACAAGTGGAACAAATCCGGGCGAAAAAAGCAGAAGAACGCGGGGGCTTCCGTGAAAAAATTTTTTTAGTCGAGGTTCATGATGAGTAA
- a CDS encoding Gfo/Idh/MocA family protein: protein MKPINVGIVGTGFSASSHIETLRRLPFVNIVAIASSSQEKAEEAARRFGIPKAYGDYRALIDDSDVEAVHNCTRNVLHFPINKAVLEAGKHLLSEKPLAMDSEQSTELKQLADKSPGLSAVCFNYRHYPLVAEAKERLAREAKRVHFVYGGYVQDWLLYDTDYNWRLDPAQNGPSRAIADIGSHWCDTVQYVLGKRIVEVFADLRTVHPVRYKPKQEGSTFTSGRAQDAEPVQIDTEDGGSVLVHFADGTHGAFTISQVSAGRKNRLYFEIATDAMTLAWDQEHPNRLWVGRRNGPNEEVVRDPALLSPRAASLAHYPGGHEEGWPDGLKNLFLDFYSAISRKQRGEALGELPFATIADGHHTMTIVDAILESHRTKQWVRVAE from the coding sequence ATGAAACCGATCAACGTCGGCATCGTCGGCACGGGCTTTTCCGCCTCGTCCCATATCGAGACGCTCCGCCGCCTGCCGTTTGTGAACATTGTCGCCATTGCCTCAAGCAGCCAAGAAAAAGCGGAGGAAGCCGCGCGCCGGTTCGGGATTCCGAAAGCGTACGGCGACTACCGGGCGCTGATTGACGACTCGGACGTGGAAGCGGTCCACAACTGCACGCGCAACGTCTTGCATTTTCCGATTAACAAGGCCGTGCTGGAGGCGGGGAAACATTTGTTGTCGGAAAAGCCGCTCGCCATGGACAGCGAGCAGTCGACCGAACTGAAACAACTGGCGGACAAAAGCCCGGGTTTGAGCGCTGTCTGCTTCAACTACCGCCACTACCCGCTCGTCGCTGAGGCGAAAGAGCGGCTCGCCCGCGAAGCGAAGCGCGTCCATTTCGTCTATGGCGGCTATGTGCAAGACTGGCTCCTTTATGACACCGACTACAACTGGCGGCTCGATCCGGCGCAAAACGGCCCGTCGCGCGCCATCGCCGACATCGGCTCGCACTGGTGCGACACAGTGCAATACGTGCTCGGCAAACGCATCGTCGAAGTGTTCGCCGATTTGCGCACCGTCCATCCGGTTCGCTACAAGCCGAAGCAGGAAGGAAGCACGTTCACATCCGGACGCGCTCAAGACGCCGAACCGGTCCAGATTGATACGGAAGACGGCGGCAGCGTGCTCGTCCATTTTGCTGACGGCACCCACGGCGCATTCACGATTTCTCAAGTGAGCGCCGGCCGGAAAAACCGGCTCTATTTTGAAATCGCCACCGATGCCATGACGCTCGCCTGGGATCAGGAGCACCCGAACCGCCTCTGGGTCGGGCGCCGCAACGGCCCGAACGAAGAAGTCGTCCGCGACCCGGCGCTCTTGTCGCCGCGTGCCGCCTCGCTCGCCCATTACCCGGGCGGCCATGAAGAGGGCTGGCCGGACGGGCTGAAAAACTTGTTCTTAGACTTTTACAGCGCCATCAGCCGGAAACAGCGCGGCGAGGCGCTCGGCGAGCTGCCGTTTGCGACGATCGCCGACGGCCATCATACGATGACGATCGTTGACGCCATTTTGGAAAGCCACCGGACGAAACAATGGGTGCGGGTGGCGGAATAA
- a CDS encoding Gfo/Idh/MocA family protein: MENARPIRLGLIGAGGISNEHIKAALKLSERAVLQAICDVNEQAAVEKAKTYGIRNVYSDYKELLTSPDVDAVIITVPNFLHAQVAVDSLRAGKHVLCEKPMVTKAEEADAIIRARDESGKQFMVSLNNRFRQAAQWLHERIAEGAFGDIYYAKTGWVRRRGIPAWGAWFFDRERSGGGPLIDLGVHMLDVTLWLLGNPNPIAVTGKTYAKFGPRHQGAWPGTAFAPTASYTVEDFASAFIQLENDATVLLETSWASHIEEERAYVEFLGTEGGVRWEWNVAGNRQEVKWFRHEHGVPADVTLHFDDQGERVALLDHFLTSIAGNTSPLCTAEQGLTIAKVLEAIYASSEQGRQVRIEW, from the coding sequence ATGGAAAACGCACGCCCAATCCGCCTCGGCTTGATTGGAGCTGGAGGGATTTCCAACGAACACATCAAAGCGGCGCTAAAGCTTTCGGAGCGCGCCGTCTTGCAGGCGATTTGCGACGTCAATGAACAAGCAGCCGTGGAAAAAGCGAAAACGTATGGCATTCGCAACGTGTACAGCGACTACAAAGAGCTGCTCACCTCACCAGATGTCGATGCCGTCATCATCACCGTGCCGAACTTTTTGCACGCCCAAGTGGCGGTCGACAGCTTGCGGGCCGGAAAACACGTTCTTTGCGAAAAGCCGATGGTAACGAAAGCGGAAGAAGCGGATGCCATCATCCGCGCCCGCGACGAATCGGGGAAACAATTTATGGTCTCGCTGAACAACCGATTCCGTCAAGCGGCGCAATGGCTTCATGAACGCATCGCAGAAGGCGCGTTCGGCGACATTTATTACGCGAAAACGGGCTGGGTGCGCCGCCGCGGCATTCCCGCATGGGGGGCGTGGTTTTTTGACCGTGAGCGCTCCGGAGGCGGTCCGCTCATCGACTTAGGCGTTCATATGCTTGATGTCACGCTTTGGCTGCTTGGAAACCCGAATCCGATCGCGGTGACGGGGAAAACGTACGCCAAATTTGGCCCGCGCCACCAAGGGGCATGGCCGGGAACGGCGTTTGCGCCAACCGCCTCGTATACGGTCGAAGACTTCGCTTCGGCGTTCATCCAGCTCGAAAACGACGCGACGGTGCTGCTTGAGACGAGCTGGGCGTCGCACATCGAAGAGGAGCGGGCGTATGTCGAGTTTCTTGGCACCGAAGGCGGCGTGCGCTGGGAGTGGAATGTGGCTGGAAACCGCCAAGAAGTGAAATGGTTCCGCCATGAACACGGCGTTCCAGCGGATGTCACCCTCCATTTTGACGATCAAGGCGAACGGGTGGCGCTCCTTGACCATTTCTTGACGAGCATCGCCGGGAACACATCACCGCTTTGCACGGCGGAACAAGGACTCACGATCGCCAAAGTGCTGGAAGCGATTTATGCCTCGTCCGAACAAGGGCGGCAAGTCCGCATTGAATGGTAA
- a CDS encoding DEAD/DEAH box helicase family protein, translating to MSKVELISRRLIDKLQEQIGRSSTIYILTSFAMKSGVRLLKDSLRVAAERGADIKICIGDYLFVTQPEALCELISIHPDIEVRLFRSDGISFHPKAYLFEDSEQGYFIIGSSNLSHSALTDGIEWNVGLDKSVDEDVFAEAMEQFLKLFYAPETVPVNAETIADYEKQYQDNHQRHPNLSRTWAETEEIELMLPSETEKKQEEETADKADVVHETATPYGTIQPRFAQVEALERLEAAYEEGYDKAMVVMATGLGKTYLAAFFARRFSRVLFIAHREEILRQAKQSFERVIPDRTAGIYDGNQKDGNADMVFASIFTLSMKKHLLSFRPDSFDLIIVDEFHHAAARSYERVLRYFRPEFLLGITATPDRNDNKDVYAICDGNVAYRIDFIEAVQRGWLAPFRYYGVYDDTDYSQIKWLGSRYDEKELLQAQLREEMAENILRAWEQYKKTRTLVFCSSIRQADFLCEYFRRHGYRTISLHSKQTDIPRQQAIAMLEHRELDAIFTVDLFNEGVDIPSVDTLLFVRPTESLTVFTQQVGRGLRLYEGKDYCVIIDLIGNYRNADVKLRLFDAQRGETKKKARESVVPTVPEPCELHLDVQAIHLLEEMQKKRQPRKERLLADYRQLKQELGRRPSYMELHLHGRSEAAEYKSEFKSYFGFLYWAGELSDLEKEVFLKHEPWLVEVERTVMSKSYKMVVLKAMLERGPSGWHEPITPQQAAPFFHQYLTEKEYRKRVDFSDGETKRLWEYDEEKVSKLIARMPMTKWSGSSKGLISFANNVFALQFSIAHEHEEILYNWTKEICEYRLHVYFERKSG from the coding sequence ATGAGTAAAGTCGAGTTGATTTCACGGCGGCTCATTGACAAGCTGCAGGAACAAATAGGCCGCTCATCGACGATATACATATTGACGTCGTTTGCCATGAAATCCGGGGTTCGCCTATTGAAGGACAGTTTGCGGGTAGCGGCAGAGCGGGGGGCAGACATCAAAATTTGTATCGGTGATTACTTGTTTGTCACCCAGCCGGAAGCGCTGTGTGAACTGATTTCGATTCATCCTGACATCGAAGTGCGTCTGTTTAGAAGTGATGGGATTTCGTTTCATCCGAAGGCTTATCTGTTTGAGGACAGCGAACAAGGCTACTTTATCATCGGGTCTTCTAATTTATCTCATTCAGCTCTCACAGACGGCATCGAGTGGAATGTGGGGCTGGATAAAAGTGTTGATGAAGATGTATTTGCCGAAGCGATGGAGCAGTTTTTAAAGCTGTTTTACGCTCCGGAAACGGTGCCGGTCAACGCCGAAACGATCGCTGACTATGAAAAACAGTATCAAGATAATCACCAACGCCATCCCAACTTATCTCGTACATGGGCTGAGACAGAGGAAATCGAGTTAATGCTTCCGTCGGAAACGGAAAAGAAGCAAGAAGAAGAGACGGCGGACAAGGCCGATGTTGTTCATGAGACGGCTACTCCATATGGAACGATCCAGCCGCGCTTTGCCCAAGTTGAGGCATTGGAGCGGTTGGAAGCTGCGTATGAAGAAGGATACGACAAAGCGATGGTTGTCATGGCGACCGGGTTGGGAAAAACATACTTGGCTGCTTTTTTTGCCCGCCGTTTTTCGCGAGTGCTGTTCATCGCCCATCGCGAGGAGATTCTTCGCCAGGCAAAACAGTCGTTCGAACGTGTGATCCCGGATCGAACGGCGGGTATATACGACGGCAATCAAAAAGATGGAAATGCGGATATGGTGTTTGCCTCGATCTTTACGCTGAGCATGAAAAAACATTTGCTTTCGTTTCGTCCTGACTCATTTGACTTGATTATTGTCGACGAGTTCCACCATGCGGCGGCTCGCTCATATGAGCGCGTCCTTCGCTATTTCCGGCCGGAGTTTTTGCTTGGCATCACCGCCACTCCAGATCGGAACGACAATAAAGATGTGTACGCGATTTGCGATGGAAACGTTGCCTACCGCATTGACTTTATTGAAGCAGTGCAGCGCGGTTGGCTTGCGCCGTTTCGCTATTATGGCGTGTACGATGACACTGATTATTCGCAAATCAAATGGCTCGGCAGCCGCTATGATGAGAAAGAATTGCTTCAAGCGCAGCTTCGCGAGGAGATGGCGGAAAACATTTTGCGAGCATGGGAGCAATATAAGAAAACAAGAACACTTGTTTTTTGTTCATCGATTCGGCAAGCCGATTTCTTGTGCGAATATTTCCGCCGCCATGGCTACCGGACGATCAGCCTTCACTCGAAGCAAACGGACATCCCGCGCCAACAGGCCATTGCCATGTTGGAACACCGTGAACTGGACGCTATTTTCACCGTCGACTTGTTCAATGAAGGGGTCGATATTCCTTCTGTCGATACACTTTTGTTCGTGCGGCCGACGGAATCGTTGACCGTCTTCACCCAGCAAGTCGGGCGCGGGCTGCGGCTGTATGAGGGCAAGGACTACTGCGTGATCATTGATTTAATCGGAAACTACCGCAATGCTGATGTCAAACTGCGCCTCTTTGATGCACAGCGGGGCGAAACGAAGAAAAAGGCGAGGGAATCCGTTGTGCCAACGGTTCCGGAACCATGCGAACTGCATCTTGATGTCCAGGCCATCCATCTTCTCGAGGAGATGCAGAAAAAACGCCAACCGCGCAAAGAACGGCTGCTGGCCGATTACAGACAGCTCAAGCAAGAGCTTGGACGTCGTCCGAGCTACATGGAGTTGCACTTACACGGCAGAAGTGAAGCAGCGGAATATAAATCAGAGTTTAAGTCGTATTTTGGCTTCCTTTATTGGGCAGGGGAGCTGTCGGATTTAGAGAAGGAAGTGTTTCTTAAGCATGAACCGTGGCTTGTTGAGGTTGAGCGGACGGTAATGTCGAAAAGTTATAAAATGGTTGTCTTAAAAGCCATGCTCGAGCGCGGGCCTTCGGGCTGGCATGAGCCCATCACTCCGCAACAAGCGGCACCGTTCTTTCACCAGTATTTAACAGAAAAAGAATACCGGAAGCGCGTTGATTTTTCCGATGGGGAAACGAAACGACTTTGGGAGTACGACGAGGAAAAGGTGAGCAAACTGATCGCCCGCATGCCGATGACGAAATGGAGCGGCAGCTCAAAGGGACTGATCTCCTTTGCAAACAATGTGTTTGCGCTCCAATTTTCCATCGCACATGAACATGAAGAAATCTTGTACAACTGGACGAAAGAAATTTGTGAGTATCGGTTGCATGTGTATTTTGAGAGGAAAAGTGGATAA
- a CDS encoding ThuA domain-containing protein yields MTTPIRVVVWNEFRHEKKNEKVRAIYPEGMHTVIASYLAEAGFDTATAVLDEPEHGLTDEVLDRCDVLVWWGHIAHDEVKDEVVERIHRRVLEGMGLIVLHSGHFSKIFKKLMGTTCNLKWREADEKERLWVVAPGHPIVEGIGPYIELEQEEMYGEFFDIPEPDETIFISWFEGGEVFRSGCTFTRGKGKIFYFRPGHETYPTYHHPDVLKVIANAARWAAPVNRGEIVFGNVKPLEPIKAKQGGTAR; encoded by the coding sequence ATGACAACACCGATCCGCGTCGTCGTCTGGAACGAATTTCGCCATGAAAAGAAAAATGAAAAAGTAAGAGCCATTTATCCGGAAGGGATGCACACCGTCATCGCGAGCTACTTGGCTGAAGCCGGGTTTGACACAGCGACCGCCGTGTTGGATGAACCGGAGCACGGCTTGACCGATGAGGTGCTCGACCGGTGCGACGTTCTCGTCTGGTGGGGGCATATCGCCCATGACGAAGTGAAAGACGAAGTGGTTGAACGCATCCACCGCCGCGTGCTTGAAGGAATGGGGCTTATTGTTCTCCACTCCGGACATTTCTCGAAAATTTTCAAAAAGCTGATGGGAACGACATGCAATTTGAAATGGCGCGAGGCGGATGAAAAGGAGCGTCTCTGGGTCGTCGCCCCGGGCCATCCGATCGTCGAAGGGATCGGACCGTACATCGAGCTTGAACAGGAAGAAATGTACGGTGAGTTTTTCGACATTCCGGAGCCGGACGAAACGATTTTCATCAGCTGGTTTGAAGGCGGGGAAGTGTTCCGCAGCGGCTGCACGTTCACGCGCGGGAAAGGGAAAATTTTCTACTTCCGCCCCGGCCATGAAACGTATCCGACGTACCATCATCCAGATGTGCTGAAAGTGATCGCCAACGCCGCCCGCTGGGCCGCGCCGGTCAACCGCGGGGAAATCGTCTTCGGCAACGTCAAGCCGCTGGAACCGATCAAAGCGAAACAAGGGGGAACAGCGCGATGA
- a CDS encoding putative hydro-lyase, protein MIRNNEWIKPTAGVANGYTQANLVVLPKELAFEFLLFCQRNPRPCPVLDVTEPGSWVPNLVAPNADLRVDLPKYRIYRNGVLTEERTDIIDLWNEEMVGFLLGCSFTFEHALMNNGIPVRHIEESRNVPMYKTNIPCVKAGRFEGPMVVSMRPIRRKDVVRAVQVTSRFPSVHGAPIHIGDPEQIGIKNIHQPDFGDPVTIHEGEVPVFWACGVTPQAVAMEVKPEIMVTHAPGHMFITDLRDEQFGVL, encoded by the coding sequence ATGATACGAAATAACGAATGGATAAAACCGACGGCAGGAGTGGCAAACGGCTATACACAAGCTAACCTAGTTGTTTTGCCAAAAGAATTGGCGTTTGAGTTTCTCCTATTTTGCCAACGCAATCCGAGGCCTTGTCCGGTATTGGATGTGACGGAGCCAGGATCATGGGTTCCAAACCTGGTGGCACCGAACGCAGATTTACGTGTGGATTTGCCGAAATACAGGATTTATCGAAATGGCGTACTAACAGAAGAGAGAACAGACATTATTGATCTTTGGAATGAAGAAATGGTCGGTTTTCTATTAGGGTGCAGTTTTACGTTTGAGCATGCTCTAATGAATAATGGAATCCCCGTTCGCCATATTGAAGAAAGCCGGAATGTTCCGATGTATAAAACGAATATTCCGTGTGTAAAAGCAGGAAGATTTGAAGGGCCTATGGTTGTAAGCATGCGCCCTATCCGTCGTAAGGACGTGGTAAGGGCAGTCCAAGTCACAAGCCGTTTTCCATCTGTTCATGGGGCTCCTATTCATATTGGTGATCCAGAACAGATAGGAATCAAGAACATTCATCAACCTGATTTTGGTGATCCGGTCACAATACATGAGGGAGAAGTCCCTGTGTTTTGGGCTTGTGGGGTTACACCTCAGGCTGTTGCGATGGAAGTAAAGCCGGAAATTATGGTTACTCATGCTCCAGGGCATATGTTTATCACCGATTTGCGTGATGAGCAGTTTGGAGTTTTGTAG
- a CDS encoding LacI family DNA-binding transcriptional regulator translates to MASIKDVAKRANVSTATVSRVLRNADNVTEETRQRVLEAIEALNYQPNVLGRYLRRMETETVLVVVPDITNPFFSKVLRGIEAVALEHGYQVLLGDTQNDARLEEQYLNVLPQRQVDGMIFLTARIQKELMEEMTRQFPIVLACEYLEGTDIPTVSIDNISSARKATEHLIRLGHRRIAHLSGPMNIILSRDRLRGYYQALAQHGIDADPGLVQEGDFSYESGYNMTLKLLAFEEPPTAIFAANDEMAIGAIKAVRHRGGRVPDDVAVVGFDDIQMASIFEPSLTTIAQPMFEIGQKAMELLLQLIEGGEVSRRQFVLPDHLIIRDSCGGERLV, encoded by the coding sequence ATGGCAAGCATAAAAGACGTAGCGAAGCGGGCAAACGTATCGACGGCCACCGTGTCGCGCGTATTGCGCAACGCGGACAACGTCACGGAGGAGACGAGGCAGCGCGTGCTCGAAGCCATTGAAGCGCTGAACTACCAGCCGAACGTGCTTGGCCGATATTTGCGGAGGATGGAGACCGAAACGGTGCTCGTCGTTGTGCCCGATATTACGAATCCGTTTTTCTCAAAGGTGTTGCGCGGCATTGAAGCGGTCGCCCTCGAGCATGGCTATCAGGTGCTGCTCGGCGATACGCAAAATGACGCCCGGCTTGAGGAGCAATATTTGAATGTGCTGCCGCAAAGACAAGTGGACGGGATGATTTTTTTAACCGCTCGCATCCAGAAAGAACTGATGGAAGAAATGACGCGGCAGTTTCCAATCGTCTTGGCGTGCGAGTATTTGGAAGGGACGGACATCCCGACCGTTTCGATCGATAACATCAGCAGCGCCCGCAAGGCGACAGAGCACTTGATCCGCCTTGGCCATCGCCGCATCGCCCATCTGTCCGGGCCGATGAACATCATTTTGAGCCGCGATCGGTTGCGCGGCTACTACCAAGCATTGGCGCAGCATGGAATCGATGCCGACCCAGGGCTCGTGCAAGAAGGCGACTTTTCCTACGAATCGGGATACAACATGACATTGAAGCTGCTCGCCTTTGAAGAGCCGCCGACCGCCATTTTCGCCGCCAACGATGAGATGGCGATCGGGGCGATCAAGGCGGTCCGCCACCGCGGCGGGCGCGTTCCGGACGATGTGGCGGTCGTCGGATTTGACGACATTCAAATGGCCTCGATTTTTGAACCGAGTCTCACGACGATCGCCCAGCCGATGTTTGAGATCGGCCAAAAAGCGATGGAGCTGTTGCTTCAGCTGATCGAAGGGGGCGAGGTCAGCCGCCGCCAGTTTGTTTTGCCTGACCACCTCATCATTCGCGACTCGTGTGGGGGGGAGCGTCTAGTTTGA
- a CDS encoding CBO0543 family protein, which translates to MDRIHLWGLLVVGIILLFFSLRTPPIKDKILVFLLKAYFSSFFGVIVVEAKLLEYPVRFLGKYFEASILFEYFLYPTVCVYFYQTSYHSRLPGIIVQCALYAGVLTVVEVFYEKYTDLIEYHRWTWMYSFLTIFVLSFSVRMLMKLIHRWGQATG; encoded by the coding sequence ATGGACCGAATCCATTTGTGGGGGTTGCTTGTTGTTGGCATCATTCTACTATTTTTCAGCTTGCGAACCCCGCCCATCAAAGACAAAATTTTAGTGTTTCTGTTAAAAGCGTACTTTTCCTCGTTTTTTGGCGTTATTGTTGTGGAAGCCAAGCTGTTAGAGTACCCTGTCCGTTTTTTAGGCAAATATTTTGAAGCGAGCATTCTTTTTGAATACTTTCTTTATCCGACCGTTTGTGTTTATTTTTACCAAACTTCGTACCATTCCCGCCTGCCTGGAATTATTGTCCAGTGCGCATTGTATGCCGGTGTTTTGACAGTCGTTGAGGTGTTTTATGAAAAGTACACGGATTTGATTGAATACCACCGATGGACGTGGATGTATTCGTTTCTCACCATTTTCGTTTTATCGTTTTCCGTTCGGATGCTCATGAAGCTGATTCATAGGTGGGGGCAGGCAACTGGCTAG
- a CDS encoding sugar phosphate isomerase/epimerase family protein: MKVGVFTVLYQQLPFEDMLDKVAAMGIEAVELGTGNYPGSAHCDPDDLLDQPEKIKALKKAVHDRGLIISALSCHGNPLHPDKAFAKQSHDTWRKTVKLAEQLEVPVINAFSGCPGDHPGAKYPNWVTCSWPPDYLDILKWQWDEVVIPYWREEAAFAKEHGIHQIAFEMHPGFVVYNPETLLKLREHVGEAIGANFDPSHLLWQGIDPVEAIKWLGREKAIFHVHAKDTYLDEANIRKNGVLDTKHYSQILDRSWVFRTVGYGQSEKRWRDIVSALRAVGYDYVLSIEHEDMLVSIDEGLSKAVALLKHVQFKEELPEMWWA; the protein is encoded by the coding sequence ATGAAAGTAGGCGTATTTACCGTCTTGTATCAACAGCTGCCGTTTGAAGACATGCTCGACAAAGTGGCCGCGATGGGCATTGAGGCCGTCGAGCTCGGCACCGGCAATTACCCGGGCAGCGCCCATTGCGATCCGGATGACCTGTTAGACCAGCCGGAAAAAATCAAGGCGTTGAAAAAAGCGGTTCACGACCGCGGACTCATCATCAGCGCGCTCAGCTGCCACGGCAACCCGCTCCATCCGGACAAAGCGTTTGCGAAACAATCGCATGACACGTGGCGGAAAACAGTAAAACTCGCCGAGCAGCTCGAAGTCCCGGTCATCAACGCCTTCTCCGGCTGCCCGGGCGACCACCCTGGCGCCAAATACCCGAACTGGGTCACGTGCTCCTGGCCGCCGGACTACTTGGACATTTTAAAATGGCAATGGGACGAAGTCGTCATTCCGTACTGGCGCGAAGAAGCGGCGTTCGCCAAGGAGCACGGCATTCATCAAATCGCCTTTGAAATGCATCCGGGCTTTGTCGTCTACAATCCGGAAACGCTCCTCAAACTGCGCGAGCATGTCGGCGAGGCGATCGGCGCCAACTTCGACCCGAGCCATCTCCTTTGGCAAGGCATCGACCCAGTCGAAGCGATCAAATGGCTCGGCCGCGAAAAAGCGATTTTCCACGTCCATGCGAAAGATACGTACTTGGACGAAGCGAACATCCGCAAAAACGGCGTGCTGGATACGAAACATTACAGCCAAATTCTTGACCGCTCGTGGGTGTTCCGCACCGTCGGCTACGGGCAAAGTGAAAAACGGTGGCGCGACATCGTCAGCGCCTTGCGCGCCGTCGGCTATGACTATGTGCTCTCCATCGAGCATGAAGACATGCTCGTCTCGATCGACGAAGGGCTGTCCAAAGCGGTGGCGCTCCTCAAGCACGTGCAGTTTAAAGAAGAACTGCCCGAGATGTGGTGGGCATAA
- a CDS encoding CBO0543 family protein — translation MEWLILWLLVAIGVGLLLFSFRLLSLREVSISFLLNAYAASFFGAIVAGAGLLEYPVRFFAAYTDNSVIFEYLLYPVVSVYVYATSRRSGWLGVAAQCAGYAAVLTGVEVVFERYTDLIEYHRWTWVYSFVTMFFLTLAVRLLAGRVVGKTEK, via the coding sequence ATGGAATGGCTCATTCTTTGGCTGCTTGTAGCGATCGGCGTCGGTCTGCTTTTGTTTAGTTTCCGCTTGTTGTCGTTGCGGGAAGTGTCGATCTCCTTTCTGCTCAATGCGTATGCGGCGAGTTTTTTCGGTGCGATCGTGGCTGGGGCCGGGCTGCTCGAGTATCCGGTCCGTTTTTTTGCGGCTTATACGGACAATAGTGTCATTTTTGAATATCTTCTCTATCCGGTCGTTAGCGTATATGTGTATGCGACATCAAGGCGTTCGGGCTGGTTGGGCGTGGCGGCGCAATGTGCGGGGTATGCGGCGGTGTTGACGGGGGTAGAGGTAGTATTTGAGCGGTATACGGATTTGATTGAGTACCACCGCTGGACATGGGTGTACTCCTTCGTGACCATGTTTTTCTTAACGCTCGCCGTTCGGCTGCTTGCGGGGCGGGTGGTGGGGAAGACGGAGAAGTAG
- a CDS encoding transposase: MAIDHDRLFKELIQTFFEEFILLFFPEMHEHIDFSHLSFLSEELFTDVTAGEKYRVDLLVETKLRAEDGLIIVHVENQAYIQLSFPERMFLYFSRLFEKYRTRIVPIAVFSYDTLRDEPSLFSIEFPFGEVLKFHFFPVELRKKHWRDYIRHNNPISAALLGKMGYTESEKIELKKEFLRMLVRLELDEARQRLLLGFFETYVKLSEEEEQQLQREVKAMETKEKEKVLELIISYEQKGRKEGWEEGMKRGLQQGIKQGMEEGMKQGMKQGMKQGMKQGMKQLIRNMARKGMTEKDIAQLVDLPVKDVQALLKE; encoded by the coding sequence ATGGCCATTGACCATGACCGATTGTTCAAAGAACTAATCCAAACGTTCTTCGAAGAGTTTATTCTCCTCTTTTTCCCCGAGATGCACGAACACATTGATTTCAGCCATTTGTCCTTTCTGTCCGAAGAACTGTTTACCGATGTCACGGCAGGTGAAAAATACCGCGTCGATCTATTGGTTGAGACGAAGCTGAGAGCAGAAGACGGATTGATCATTGTGCATGTAGAAAACCAGGCGTACATCCAACTGTCATTCCCCGAGCGAATGTTTCTTTATTTCAGCCGTCTGTTCGAAAAATACCGCACCCGCATCGTTCCGATCGCCGTCTTCAGCTATGATACCCTCCGTGATGAACCATCCTTGTTTTCGATTGAGTTTCCCTTTGGTGAGGTGCTAAAGTTTCACTTTTTTCCCGTAGAGCTGCGCAAGAAACATTGGCGGGATTATATTCGGCATAACAATCCGATTTCGGCTGCCCTTCTTGGCAAAATGGGGTATACTGAAAGTGAAAAAATCGAGTTAAAAAAAGAGTTTTTGCGCATGTTGGTGCGATTGGAGCTGGATGAAGCGAGGCAAAGGCTGTTGTTGGGCTTTTTTGAAACATATGTGAAGCTGTCGGAGGAGGAAGAGCAACAACTGCAAAGAGAGGTGAAGGCGATGGAAACAAAAGAAAAAGAGAAAGTATTGGAGCTGATCATTTCCTATGAGCAAAAGGGAAGGAAAGAAGGATGGGAAGAAGGGATGAAACGCGGGCTTCAACAAGGGATCAAGCAAGGAATGGAAGAAGGAATGAAACAGGGAATGAAACAGGGAATGAAACAGGGAATGAAACAGGGAATGAAGCAACTGATCCGCAACATGGCGCGCAAAGGAATGACGGAGAAAGACATTGCCCAGTTGGTGGATCTTCCAGTGAAAGATGTTCAGGCATTGCTTAAAGAGTAG